Proteins encoded within one genomic window of Polypterus senegalus isolate Bchr_013 chromosome 6, ASM1683550v1, whole genome shotgun sequence:
- the si:dkey-91i10.3 gene encoding cytochrome P450 gives MLLPSFHRAAARAPLKVCRTTIWAQQHKRSSSSSTSTSSSSAATSTVLSDRTSFKSIEELNGPSFPTSLYWFFIKGYFDKVHQMQIEHKKIYGPIWKSKYGPLVVVNVASAELIEQVIRQEGKYPIRTDMPHWRGYRELRKQAYGPLTEMGPEWQRIRSILNPKMLKPKHVSTFSPAINLVVTDFIQKIGWLREKENGLMVRDMASELYKFAFEGICYVLFETRMGCLEKNIPQETQQFIDSVGEMFRLSPILVLFPKSVWPYLPFWKSFVAVWDHLFKVAKRLIDTKVVEIKEKMEKGEEVEGEYLTHLLISQKMSVDEILGSITELLLAGVDTTSNTISWALYHMAREPAIQEKLCDEVNRVCPKGQIPQAEDLAKMPWLKAIVKETLRLYPVVPGNARVVAENETVVGGYYFPKKTLFHLCHYAVSYEEEHFPDPQAFLPERWLRSGDKMKQHPFSSIPFGFGIRACLGKRVAELEMYCLLSRLIRHFEVRPDPSGLSVEAKTRTLLVPGTPINLQFLDRQ, from the exons ATGCTCCTTCCGTCGTTCCACCGGGCAGCAGCCAGAGCGCCGCTTAAGGTGTGCAGGACGACAATATGGGCGCAGCAACATAAGCGCTCCTCGTCTTCTTCAACCAGcacctcttcttcttctgccGCTACCTCAACCGTTCTGTCGGACAGGACATCATTCAAGAGCATTGAAGAATTGAACGGCCCGAGTTTTCCGACGTCGTTATACTGGTTTTTCATCAAAGGCTATTTTGATAAAGTGCACCAGATGCAG ATTGAACACAAGAAGATCTACGGCCCAATCTGGAAATCCAAGTATGGCCCCCTTGTGGTGGTCAACGTGGCGTCAGCAGAACTGATAGAACAAGTGATCAGACAAGAAGGCAAATACCCGATCCGAACAGACATGCCACACTGGAGGGGATATCGGGAACTGCGCAAGCAGGCATACGGACCCCTGACTGA aATGGGGCCTGAATGGCAGCGGATCCGGAGCATCCTGAACCCCAAGATGCTCAAGCCGAAGCACGTCTCCACTTTTTCTCCTGCCATTAACCTCGTGGTGACGGACTTCATCCAGAAGATCGGCTGGCTGAGAGAAAAAGAGAACGGGCTTATGGTCCGAGACATGGCGAGCGAGCTTTACAAGTTTGCCTTTGAAG gtATTTGCTATGTTCTGTTTGAGACCAGGATGGGCTGCCTAGAGAAAAACATCCCGCAGGAGACGCAGCAGTTCATTGACTCGGTGGGAGAAATGTTCCGACTGTCCCCGATACTCGTGCTCTTCCCCAAGTCTGTCTGGCCGTACCTTCCCTTCTGGAAGAGCTTTGTGGCGGTGTGGGATCATCTGTTCAAAGTCG CGAAAAGGCTGATCGACACTAAGgtggtggaaattaaggagaagatgGAGAAAGGCGAGGAGGTGGAGGGTGAATATCTCACTCACCTTCTCATTAGCCAGAAGATGAGCGTCGACGAGATCCTGGGAAGCATCACCGAGCTGCTCTTGGCCGGGGTCGACACG ACCTCCAATACCATTTCATGGGCCCTGTACCATATGGCCCGGGAGCCAGCCATTCAGGAGAAGCTTTGCGATGAGGTCAACAGGGTGTGTCCCAAAGGTCAGATACCGCAAGCCGAAGATCTCGCCAAGATGCCCTGGTTAAAGGCCATTGTTAAAGAAACTCTGCG GTTGTATCCCGTGGTGCCCGGAAACGCCCGGGTTGTTGCAGAAAATGAAACAGTGGTTGGTGGTTACTATTTTCCTAAAAAG ACTCTGTTTCACCTCTGCCATTACGCCGTGTCCTACGAAGAGGAGCACTTCCCTGATCCCCAGGCCTTCCTGCCTGAGCGCTGGCTCCGGAGTGGAGACAAGATGAAGCAGCACCCCTTCAGCTCCATCCCCTTTGGCTTTGGCATTCGTGCCTGTCTGGGCAAGAGAGTGGCAGAGCTGGAGATGTACTGCCTGCTGTCCCGG CTGATCAGGCACTTTGAGGTGAGGCCTGACCCTTCTGGACTCAGCGTGGAAGCAAAGACCAGGACGCTGTTGGTTCCCGGTACTCCCATCAACCTGCAGTTCTTGGACCGCCAATAG
- the eaf2 gene encoding ELL-associated factor 2 gives MNGTSHSSFDTNEHILKLGGSFDKQPKCAFHTVRYDFKPASIDTSCEGELEVGKGEQVTITLPNLEGSSTPVTVFKGSKRPYTKECILIVNHDTGEYRLEKLSCNIAVKKTRADGSSKIQTFLEQQSQQMRSGGNSLKTPSTSKSPPAKEKMSPSSTMDDIEKELMAEARVMEQMGSGDSSSDTKSSSSSSSSDDSSSSSDSEDERHKPAVSQGRPFTPPTLNSSVGAPTSGMEDRSGSLMNTLKNDLQLSESGSSSDED, from the exons ATGAATGGCACGTCTCATTCCAGCTTTGACACTAACGAACACATTTTGAAATTGGGAGGGAGTTTTGACAAGCAGCCCAAGTGTGCTTTCCACACTGTAAGAT ATGACTTTAAGCCTGCATCCATTGATACGTCCTGTGAAGGAGAACTTGAGGTCGGCAAAGGAGAGCAGGTGACCATCACGCTGCCAAACCTTGAG GGATCATCAACCCCAGTAACCGTGTTTAAGGGCTCAAAGAGACCGTATACCAAGGAGTGCATCCTGATTGTGAACCATGACACTGGCGAGTACCGACTGGAGAAACTCAGCTGCAACATTGCTGTGAAGAAAACGAG GGCGGATGGGAGCAGCAAAATACAGACCTTCCTGGAGCAGCAGAGCCAGCAAATGCGAAGTGGTGGCAACAGCCTTAAAACGCCTTCAACGTCAAAAAGCCCTCCAGCTAAAGAGAAGATGTCGCCGTCTTCCACAATGGATGACATTGAGAAAG AGTTGATGGCAGAAGCTCGAGTTATGGAGCAGATGGGCAGTGGTGACAGCTCCTCCGACACCAAAAGTTCCTCCTCGTCTTCGAGCAGCGATGACAGTTCTAGCAGCAGTGATTCTGAGGACGAGCGCCACAAACCAGCCGTGTCTCAAGGCCGTCCATTCACCCCTCCTACCCTCAACTCATCTGTTGGAGCGCCGACCAGTGGGATGGAGGACCGCAGCGGAAGCCTCATGAATACTTTGA AAAACGACTTGCAGTTAAGCGAATCGGGAAGCTCGAGTGATGAGGACTGA